DNA sequence from the Entomomonas asaccharolytica genome:
AAGCTTGTACTTGACTGGCTAGTTGCAACTGCAACTGCTTTAATTTATCTTGCATGGAACGCTTTAATTGTTGTTGTAGAATAATTATTTGCTGCTGACTACTCTCCAACTGTTTGTTTGGATGTTGTGCTAATAAACGGGTTTCTAGCTGGGTAAGCTGCTGCCAATAACTCACTAATTGTTGTTTAATATTTCTGACTAAGCGCATTTCCAAATCATCAATACGCTGTGCTTGTTGCTGTAACTGGTCACGGGGATGGCGCAACCTTTTAGTAAGTCCCTCAACAGTTATTTGATAACGAGTTAAACGTTCTCTTATGGTACGCTCTAAACGCTGCTGTAATTGGTTAAGGGTAGCTAACCAATCCTGATGATGAGGTGCTAATAACTCTGCGGCGGCGGAAGGAGTTGGCGCACGCGTATCAGCCACAAAATCGGCTATGGTTACATCCGTCTCATGACCTACACCACTCACAATAGGGGTTATACAAGCTGCAATAGCGCGCGCTACCGCTTCTTCATTAAAGCTCCATAAGTCCTCTAAAGAGCCGCCGCCTCTGGCTAGAATAATTGCATCAAAGCCTTGTTTATCTGCCAACTGTAAGGCTTTTATTAGCTGTGGGATGGCTTCTTTACCCTGCACCGCTGTCGGCACTAATACCAGCTCAACTTGCGGCGCACGACGTTTAAATACACTAACAATATCACGAATCACTGCGCCAGTTGGTGAAGTAACAACCCCTATTCGTTTAGGATGTTTTGGTAAAGACTTTTTAATCTCCGCAGCAAATAATCCTTCTTGCTGTAATTTTTTCTGTAATAACTCAAAAGCTAATTTTAATGAACCATCACCTGCTGGCTCTAAGCGCTCAACAATCAGTTGATAATCACCACGCCCCTCAAAAATAGAGACTTTACCATAGACTTTTATAGCTACTCCATCACGTAACGCTTCCCGTACCCGTAATGCATGTTGGCGAAACAATGCACAACGAATTTGTGCATCTTGATCTTTAAGGGTGAAATAAATATGACCTGAGGCTGGCTTTGCTAAATTAGAAATTTCACCCACTACCCATACCCCTGCAAACACTTCCTCTAGCATAGAGCGAGCGCAGCGATTTAATTGGGTTACCGTCAATACTTCTTGATTAACGGATAAGCGATTAAAAGGATCAATAGCCATTGATAAATAATAATTAATAAAACAGATACTTGCTAGTCTACTCTAATTGAATAATTAATGGTGTACTTTCTGTTAACCAGTAACTATTGTTTACATTATCTAATGATTACTTTTTTATTTAAAAATTAATGCTTGCCAAACAGACTTTTTTTAAGGCACAATGCACCCCGTCCTTAGGGGAGTAGTCTCCAGTTTAATTTTTGAACTGGGTTTACATCAACATACTTGATCCTCCTGATCATGGTGTAAACGACCTAGCGGTTTGACAAGACCTATGGCATAGATAACCAGACTTGTTGGGTGGGCTGGTTATATGTGTCATAGTGTAATTGTCCCACCCTTATGGAAAGTCTAATGGAAGCATTCTTAGTCTCTACGGGTATTGTCGCTTTAGCCGAAATGGGCGATAAAACACAACTTCTTGCCTTAGTACTCGCTGCTCGTTTTCGTGCCCCTATTCCCATTATTTTAGGTATTCTATTCTCTACCTTAGCTAACCATTTTATTGCAGGTGCTGTAGGTCATTGGTTAACAGCTTTGTTTTCGCCTGCCACCTTAAGCTGGATTCTAGCGGTGTGCTTTCTCGCCATGGCAATTTGGATACTCATCCCTGATAAACTAGATGACGATGAAACTTCTACTATTAAAAAGTATGGCCCATTTGTCGCTACTTTTATTGCATTCTTCCTTGCGGAAATGGGCGATAAAACGCAGATTGCCACCGTTATGTTAGCCGCTCAATATAACTCCTTATTTTGGGTGGTGGCAGGTACTACCATAGGTATGATGATTGCTAATGTGCCTGCGGTTTTATTAGGTAACTTTAGCGCGGATAAACTCCCCTTAAGAACTATCCATATTGTGGCTGCTTTAATATTTGTGGTAATGGCTGGTTTTGCTATTTACCAAGCAATCATCCTCTAACAACCTTATGCT
Encoded proteins:
- the xseA gene encoding exodeoxyribonuclease VII large subunit: MAIDPFNRLSVNQEVLTVTQLNRCARSMLEEVFAGVWVVGEISNLAKPASGHIYFTLKDQDAQIRCALFRQHALRVREALRDGVAIKVYGKVSIFEGRGDYQLIVERLEPAGDGSLKLAFELLQKKLQQEGLFAAEIKKSLPKHPKRIGVVTSPTGAVIRDIVSVFKRRAPQVELVLVPTAVQGKEAIPQLIKALQLADKQGFDAIILARGGGSLEDLWSFNEEAVARAIAACITPIVSGVGHETDVTIADFVADTRAPTPSAAAELLAPHHQDWLATLNQLQQRLERTIRERLTRYQITVEGLTKRLRHPRDQLQQQAQRIDDLEMRLVRNIKQQLVSYWQQLTQLETRLLAQHPNKQLESSQQQIIILQQQLKRSMQDKLKQLQLQLASQVQALQIISPLATLQRGYSIVLTEKGQVVQDAATTTIGQKLKVKFSKGELQVTVIDNQQHPVNLSLLDD
- a CDS encoding TMEM165/GDT1 family protein, producing the protein MEAFLVSTGIVALAEMGDKTQLLALVLAARFRAPIPIILGILFSTLANHFIAGAVGHWLTALFSPATLSWILAVCFLAMAIWILIPDKLDDDETSTIKKYGPFVATFIAFFLAEMGDKTQIATVMLAAQYNSLFWVVAGTTIGMMIANVPAVLLGNFSADKLPLRTIHIVAALIFVVMAGFAIYQAIIL